From Haloarcula rubripromontorii:
CGTATTCAATGGACGGCACCGCCGACGACCGCGTCTATTACGTCATCAGCGATCTTCACATCGGCGGCGACGAGCAGCTGGAGGACGTCGAATTTCTCGACGAACTGCTCGATTTTCTGACCCGGTTAGAAACCACCGACGAGGACGCCGAGTTGCTCATTAACGGTGACGCGTTCGGGCTATGGGAGTTTACCGGTATGTCGGGACTGGAGAAGTTCGACGCCCTCGAAGAGACCTATCCAACTCTGTTCGAGCAGTTTCGAAAGACCGGCGAGAACATCGAAATAACCCTGATTCCGGGGAATCACGACCACGAACTCGCAGCCTACGACGAGTACGTGGAGCGGTTCGCGGCGTACAACGTCACTCTCGTCCAGTCGAAGTCGGTGACCCGGCCGGTCGGTGACAAGGCCATCCACCTCGAACACGGTAATCAGCAGGACCCGAACAACCGCATCGAGGACTGGGGCGACACCAACGTGACGCCGCTTGGCTACTACTACAACACACTTGTCACGAGTCGGGCCGGTCAGCTCTCGGACCGGGGTCGATACAACTGGCTCAAGGATGTCCAGGCTGTGACGCCGACGGAGCGGGTTCCGGTGTGGATGCTCTCGAAGTACTTCTATCGCGAGATGAACCCCCTGTTGCGGTATGCACTGGTACCGTTCCTCTTGCTGTTCAATATCAGCGCACTCCTGGCGATTCTGGCAGCGCTGAACCTCCTCGGCGTCTGGTCCGCGCCGGTCGAAACGACGACATCGTTTCTGGGCCAGTTCGGCACGGTCGGCACCGCCATCTGGGTGCTACTTGTGGTGAATGCGTCGCTGGCCGGCCTGCTGCTGCTCGTTGGCATCCCGTTGTATCTGCTGCGCCGGGACATCAAGAAGACGATCAACCGCTTCGGGGTCTTCGAGACTGATCTGACAGTCGACACCCAGACACCGTATAAGCAGGCCGCCCAGGAAGTGTTCGGGAAAACGGAAGACGTCGTTGTCTTCTGCTACGGCCACACACACCGGCCGAGCGTACAGTCGGTTGACGGCGGCCTGGTCGTCAACACCGGGACCTGGCTCAAACGCCTCCACCGTCGGGACGGCATCATCGGGCTTCTGCCCCCGGTGTTTTACCCCTCCTACCAGCTCTGTGCGGTGCGCATCACCGCCGAAGACGGGCGGGTGGTCGTCGAGTACGAGGAAGTACAGAAACCGAGTCCCAGTCCGGAGGAGTTGACACTCACAGAGCGCCTGCTGACGCTCGGTCGGAGACCCAATCCCGAACTGCCGGAGCGTGCGGTCGTAGAAACCGAGCAGTCGGTACCTACGCCGGAGCCAGCTGAGTGACGCTCGGACCGATCCAACGGTCGGGATGGCTGGCGGCGGTGACCCGATGAACAGGGGGTTTCGGCACCGCAGTATTGCTGGGTCTGCTGAGTGGGTCCGTTCCTACCTTCGTGTGTGATTGAGACCTGTCGAGCGTCAGACGGAGGGTGAGCGTTTGCTCCCGAAACGGAGATTCGTGCAGAAAAGTCTATTACATACGACTGTAATGGCTACGTATGAGCAATA
This genomic window contains:
- a CDS encoding metallophosphoesterase; its protein translation is MDGTADDRVYYVISDLHIGGDEQLEDVEFLDELLDFLTRLETTDEDAELLINGDAFGLWEFTGMSGLEKFDALEETYPTLFEQFRKTGENIEITLIPGNHDHELAAYDEYVERFAAYNVTLVQSKSVTRPVGDKAIHLEHGNQQDPNNRIEDWGDTNVTPLGYYYNTLVTSRAGQLSDRGRYNWLKDVQAVTPTERVPVWMLSKYFYREMNPLLRYALVPFLLLFNISALLAILAALNLLGVWSAPVETTTSFLGQFGTVGTAIWVLLVVNASLAGLLLLVGIPLYLLRRDIKKTINRFGVFETDLTVDTQTPYKQAAQEVFGKTEDVVVFCYGHTHRPSVQSVDGGLVVNTGTWLKRLHRRDGIIGLLPPVFYPSYQLCAVRITAEDGRVVVEYEEVQKPSPSPEELTLTERLLTLGRRPNPELPERAVVETEQSVPTPEPAE